In a genomic window of Roseiflexus castenholzii DSM 13941:
- a CDS encoding threonine ammonia-lyase gives MEHPLPFRAIDAARSRIAPFVRHTPLMPLPALRSDFHPNLRLKLENLQVAGSFKVRGVFNHLLQLDVAQRERGVIAASGGNHGLALAYAAWRLGIPAVVYLPARASADRERRIAAWGARIFRHGDAWDDAHRRALEHAAAEGLYYVHPFDDIRTLEGQGTLGLEVLVDAPCIDLALIAVGGGGLIGGVAAALKQARPGICIVGVEPIGAPTMTVSLNAGRLVELPAVHSIADTLSPRALSERTLDLALRYVDDVALVTDEQMVEAMRWLWTECNQLVEPAGAAVIAALQSGTVDATRYAAPVAVICGGNVDAGCVFEQYTAG, from the coding sequence ATGGAGCATCCGCTTCCATTCCGGGCGATTGATGCCGCGCGATCGCGCATTGCCCCATTCGTGCGGCATACGCCGCTTATGCCGCTGCCCGCATTGCGTAGCGACTTTCATCCCAACCTGCGCCTCAAACTGGAAAATCTGCAAGTCGCAGGTTCGTTCAAGGTGCGTGGCGTCTTCAATCACCTGTTGCAACTCGACGTGGCGCAGCGCGAGCGTGGTGTGATCGCCGCATCCGGCGGCAACCACGGTCTTGCGCTGGCATACGCCGCCTGGCGGTTGGGCATCCCCGCCGTCGTCTATCTGCCCGCGCGCGCCTCGGCTGACCGTGAGCGACGCATTGCGGCATGGGGGGCGCGTATCTTCCGCCATGGCGACGCCTGGGACGATGCGCACCGCCGCGCTCTGGAACACGCTGCCGCCGAAGGACTGTACTATGTGCATCCGTTTGACGACATTCGCACCCTTGAGGGGCAGGGCACGCTTGGTCTCGAAGTGCTCGTCGATGCGCCTTGCATCGATCTGGCGCTGATCGCCGTCGGCGGCGGCGGGTTGATCGGCGGCGTGGCAGCGGCGCTCAAACAGGCGCGTCCTGGCATTTGCATCGTCGGCGTTGAACCGATCGGCGCACCGACGATGACCGTCAGCCTCAACGCCGGTCGATTGGTGGAATTGCCCGCCGTCCACAGCATCGCCGACACCCTCTCGCCGCGCGCGCTCAGTGAACGCACACTGGACCTGGCGCTGCGGTACGTCGATGATGTGGCGCTGGTCACCGACGAGCAAATGGTGGAGGCTATGCGCTGGCTCTGGACTGAGTGCAATCAACTGGTCGAACCGGCCGGCGCCGCCGTGATCGCTGCGCTCCAGAGCGGCACTGTGGACGCCACGCGCTACGCGGCGCCGGTTGCCGTCATCTGCGGCGGCAATGTCGATGCCGGATGTGTGTTTGAGCAGTACACTGCGGGGTAG
- the metK gene encoding methionine adenosyltransferase, whose amino-acid sequence MASHYIFTSESVSAGHPDKLCDQISDALVGHYLRQDPFASVVAECAVSTGILFVSVKVAADAVVDIPNTAREIILDVGYDQGAFNGRTCTVMTSLSEMNGFRPRFDDTNDLAQLTAQENVTLFGYACAHTPDLAPLPIWCAHRLMRQYDRVRQESLHYLAPDAKCQVGVAFTSHVPRRIDSITLLASQRDSRISLATLRNDLMEQVISPAFVDQPFAPDDRTRIQINPEGAILEGGPALHAGLTGRKNGVDTYGGFSRQSGAALSGKDPTRIDRVGAYAARHAAKNIVAAGLAEQCEVQLSYSIGIAEPVSVRVDTFGVGRIDDDTLTERVAAHFDFRPSGIIRRLRLRELAIMGNGNLYRQLAVYGHVGRSDLNLPWEATDEVEALRSWLR is encoded by the coding sequence ATGGCATCGCACTACATCTTCACGTCTGAGTCGGTCAGCGCCGGGCACCCGGACAAACTGTGCGACCAGATCAGCGATGCGCTGGTTGGTCATTATCTTCGACAGGACCCGTTCGCATCGGTCGTTGCCGAGTGCGCCGTCTCGACCGGCATTCTGTTCGTGTCGGTCAAAGTCGCTGCTGATGCGGTCGTCGATATTCCCAACACAGCGCGCGAAATCATTCTCGACGTCGGATATGACCAAGGCGCATTCAACGGACGCACCTGCACGGTGATGACCAGCCTGAGTGAAATGAATGGTTTCCGACCGCGCTTCGACGACACGAACGATCTTGCGCAACTGACGGCGCAGGAGAATGTGACCCTCTTCGGCTATGCCTGCGCCCATACACCAGACCTTGCGCCATTACCGATCTGGTGCGCGCACCGTCTTATGCGCCAGTACGACCGGGTGCGCCAAGAGTCGCTCCACTACCTGGCGCCTGATGCCAAGTGTCAGGTCGGCGTCGCGTTTACCAGTCACGTGCCCCGACGCATCGATAGTATCACGCTGCTCGCCAGTCAACGCGACTCGCGCATCTCACTGGCGACGCTCCGCAACGACCTCATGGAGCAGGTCATCAGCCCGGCTTTTGTCGATCAGCCCTTTGCGCCGGATGATCGCACCCGGATTCAGATCAACCCGGAAGGCGCGATCCTCGAAGGCGGACCGGCATTGCACGCCGGTCTGACGGGACGAAAGAACGGGGTGGACACCTACGGCGGATTTTCGCGCCAGAGCGGTGCGGCGCTCAGTGGCAAAGATCCGACCCGCATCGACCGTGTTGGCGCTTACGCCGCCCGTCACGCCGCCAAGAATATCGTGGCCGCAGGACTGGCGGAACAGTGCGAGGTGCAACTGAGTTACTCCATCGGGATCGCAGAACCGGTGAGTGTGCGCGTCGATACGTTCGGCGTCGGTCGCATCGATGACGATACACTCACTGAAAGGGTCGCTGCGCATTTCGATTTCCGCCCCAGCGGGATCATTCGCCGATTGCGGTTGCGCGAACTTGCGATAATGGGGAATGGCAATCTCTACCGGCAGTTGGCGGTCTACGGGCATGTCGGGCGATCCGACCTGAACCTGCCATGGGAAGCGACTGACGAGGTTGAGGCGCTGCGATCGTGGCTGCGGTAA
- a CDS encoding homoserine dehydrogenase, with the protein MRTYRLFLSGLGNVGRSFLAIMQSQASLLARRYGVALRLVAAADSGGAAIYATGLDPATILALKQRGQSIAALPESGIFGIAPVEVIQRIEADILLEATPVNLKTGQPGLDTVRAALRRGMHAVLANKGPLALAYTELADLSDMGEATEERGDPRDWPALRFSACVGGALPTIAIGRRDLAGATIVRVEAVLNGTTQGILRAMEQGSSYADALAEMQRRGLAETDPSLDVEGWDAASKLTILANAVLRQPTTLADVAVRGITDLTTGDLRAALDRGERIVLLCLAERRGGDFHLSVQPTSLPLIHPLARMSADEMGVVYYTDITGRQTATTLETDPTPTAAAMLRDILDIAAR; encoded by the coding sequence ATGCGCACCTATCGCCTCTTCCTCAGCGGTCTAGGCAATGTGGGCCGCAGTTTTCTTGCCATCATGCAGTCACAGGCGTCGCTCCTCGCCAGGCGCTATGGCGTTGCGCTGCGCCTGGTTGCCGCAGCCGACTCAGGGGGCGCGGCAATCTATGCGACTGGACTGGACCCGGCGACGATCCTGGCGCTCAAACAGCGTGGTCAGAGCATTGCGGCGCTGCCGGAAAGCGGCATCTTCGGAATTGCTCCTGTTGAAGTCATTCAGCGCATCGAAGCGGACATCCTCCTCGAAGCGACGCCGGTCAATTTGAAAACAGGGCAACCGGGTCTTGATACCGTGCGCGCAGCGTTGCGGCGCGGTATGCACGCAGTGCTGGCAAATAAAGGACCGCTGGCGCTCGCATATACAGAACTGGCTGACCTCAGCGATATGGGAGAGGCCACTGAGGAACGCGGCGATCCGCGCGACTGGCCCGCGCTGCGCTTCAGCGCCTGCGTCGGCGGCGCGTTGCCGACCATTGCAATTGGGCGACGCGACCTGGCAGGCGCGACGATTGTGCGCGTCGAGGCGGTGCTCAACGGCACAACGCAGGGCATCCTGCGCGCGATGGAACAGGGGAGTTCATATGCTGACGCACTGGCGGAGATGCAACGACGCGGACTGGCGGAGACCGACCCTTCCCTCGATGTCGAAGGTTGGGATGCCGCTAGTAAACTGACTATTCTTGCCAATGCGGTGTTGCGCCAACCCACAACGCTGGCTGATGTCGCCGTGCGCGGCATTACGGACCTGACCACCGGAGACCTGCGCGCCGCACTGGATCGCGGCGAACGTATTGTGCTCCTCTGCCTGGCGGAGCGTCGAGGCGGCGACTTCCACCTGAGCGTTCAACCAACATCATTGCCGCTGATCCATCCATTGGCGCGGATGAGCGCCGATGAGATGGGCGTAGTCTACTACACCGACATCACCGGCAGACAGACTGCGACAACGCTGGAAACCGATCCGACTCCGACTGCCGCAGCCATGCTGCGCGACATTCTTGATATTGCTGCGCGTTGA
- the ilvB gene encoding biosynthetic-type acetolactate synthase large subunit, protein MSEKRTGAQVMCEALIRNGVEVMFGIPGGAIMPFYYAMWEYRDKLRHVLCRHEQGAGHAAEGYARATGRLGVCIGTSGPGATNLVTAIADAMMDSTPILAITGQVGSHVLGKDAFQETDITGITMPITKHNYLVKRAEDLPYVFEEAIYIATTGRPGPVLIDVTKDAQQATIVPNWDIKLDLPGYKPNYRPNLKQVREAIKLILSAKKPLIIAGHGIIMSGAVEELRAFAERTRIPVITTLHGIGAFPEDHPLSIGMPGMHGWVHVNRAIQECDVLFNIGGRFDDRVTGKASTFAPNAKVIHVDIDPSEIGKNVKVTVPIVADARLALQAFLDEFPPDREAFAELHGHASDWMEHIREMQAKHQPKQQYLNRSDTANMSLPPHDVYAALTKALNSRGNYRVVTDVGQHQMWAAQLIDWYRPRTHITSGGAGTMGFAVPAALGVAIAHPNDTVWAICGDGGFQMTNQEMATIVQEGIKNVKIAVINNGYLGMVRQWQELFENKRYSGTPLSGPDFARLAEAYYWKGITVEHTGQVEAAIEEAYATDGPVLIDFRVEREVNVFPMVPQNKSIGEMILESPHQS, encoded by the coding sequence ATGTCCGAAAAGCGCACCGGCGCCCAGGTGATGTGCGAGGCGCTGATCCGCAACGGGGTCGAAGTGATGTTCGGCATCCCCGGCGGCGCAATTATGCCGTTCTACTATGCGATGTGGGAGTACCGCGACAAACTGCGCCACGTGCTTTGCCGCCACGAACAGGGCGCAGGGCACGCCGCCGAAGGGTATGCGCGCGCCACCGGTCGGTTGGGAGTGTGTATCGGCACGAGCGGACCCGGCGCGACCAACCTGGTGACAGCCATTGCCGACGCGATGATGGACAGCACGCCAATTCTGGCGATCACCGGACAGGTCGGCTCTCACGTGCTCGGTAAGGATGCGTTCCAGGAGACCGACATCACCGGCATCACGATGCCGATCACCAAGCATAACTATCTGGTGAAACGCGCTGAAGACCTGCCCTACGTCTTCGAGGAGGCGATCTACATTGCGACCACCGGGCGACCGGGACCGGTGCTGATCGATGTGACGAAGGACGCGCAACAGGCTACGATCGTTCCCAACTGGGACATCAAACTCGACCTTCCCGGCTACAAGCCCAACTATCGCCCCAATCTCAAGCAGGTCCGTGAGGCGATCAAACTGATCCTGAGCGCAAAGAAGCCGCTAATCATTGCCGGTCATGGCATCATTATGTCCGGCGCAGTCGAGGAACTGCGCGCTTTCGCCGAGCGCACCCGCATCCCGGTGATCACGACGCTCCACGGGATTGGCGCCTTCCCCGAAGACCATCCACTCAGCATCGGCATGCCGGGTATGCACGGCTGGGTGCATGTCAATCGCGCCATTCAGGAGTGCGATGTGCTCTTCAATATCGGCGGGCGCTTCGATGACCGCGTGACCGGCAAAGCCAGCACGTTTGCGCCAAATGCGAAGGTTATTCACGTCGATATCGATCCTTCGGAGATCGGCAAGAATGTCAAAGTGACGGTGCCAATCGTCGCCGATGCGCGCCTGGCATTGCAGGCGTTCCTCGATGAGTTCCCGCCTGACCGTGAGGCGTTCGCTGAATTGCACGGGCATGCGTCCGACTGGATGGAGCACATTCGTGAGATGCAGGCGAAGCATCAACCGAAGCAGCAATATCTTAACCGCTCGGATACTGCGAACATGAGCCTGCCGCCGCACGATGTGTATGCAGCGCTCACAAAGGCGCTCAACAGCCGTGGCAACTACCGCGTTGTCACCGATGTCGGACAGCATCAGATGTGGGCGGCGCAACTGATCGACTGGTATCGCCCGCGCACTCACATCACGTCGGGCGGCGCAGGAACCATGGGCTTCGCCGTGCCGGCGGCGCTTGGCGTTGCGATTGCCCATCCGAACGATACCGTGTGGGCGATCTGCGGCGATGGCGGCTTCCAGATGACCAATCAGGAGATGGCGACTATCGTGCAGGAAGGTATCAAGAATGTCAAGATTGCGGTAATCAACAATGGCTACCTGGGCATGGTGCGCCAGTGGCAGGAACTGTTCGAGAATAAGCGCTACAGCGGTACGCCCCTCTCTGGTCCCGATTTCGCCAGGCTTGCGGAGGCGTACTACTGGAAAGGCATTACCGTCGAACACACCGGTCAGGTCGAAGCGGCTATCGAGGAAGCCTACGCAACCGATGGACCGGTGCTCATCGACTTCCGCGTCGAGCGCGAGGTCAATGTGTTCCCAATGGTGCCACAGAACAAGAGCATCGGCGAAATGATCCTGGAGTCGCCCCACCAGTCATAG
- a CDS encoding cation-translocating P-type ATPase, with the protein MMPTDLAVQPSSPPAILGVADLLPVLERAFAQGGTFRDMLVALSEHRPCLISGAALREALDACHVRQALDEFLPYPQVVESLDEVYVTQSGNQSVIELHFAQPHAIPQSTPIGTVTVQIDRTLTLSIDERGDVTLKPGDMRLRWLGMTEPLLVRLRRIDGPQGAQDVVQVSAGNVLSQTTPLSVLTVPTAPAPAIAIAPPPPPAPAAPPVTITVVVVHRLPGRVRLRPDGLYRNPAQKERIERRLARQPGIRAVAANIRTGTVLVHFDATMSIEEVQARLVQALTGAEEADPRQPQHPWHTMPVAEVAQILGASLNNGLDPIAARQRLHELGANALPDIHRRSTFSMLIEQFSSLPVALLGVSAILSIATGGVADGVVILSVVLINAGIGFFTEHWAEQTIAGLSHSARPVARVVRGGIEHDLPGEELVPGDVVVLKRGMPVPADARLIEADDLTVDESALTGESIPVAKRADVTLGRETPLGSRANMVYRGATVTGGGGRALVVATGATTEVGQIQRMLTETEQPETPLQRQLRTLGSQLALLSLAICGGVFVIGLLRGHGFLMMLKTSVSLAVAAIPEGLPTVATTTLALGLRRLERQNILVRRLVAVETLGAAQDVCLDKTGTITLNQMTLVTVFAGRHLYRHEEATFRRDEDGTNGARTGELAYLLQLTALCSEVRIEMTNGSLRLQGTPTEIALVQAAFDAGIDVAALRRRHPLLRAQPRSEQRGYMVTWHADDDHELLAIKGAPDQVLAMCNRHLCDGVVQPLLERDRVRIVTENERMAGQALRVLGVAYAYGSDPPEERRDLIWVGLAGIADPPRPGMRELMARFRAAGLHPIIVTGDQSATAHAIARQIGLRHDGRLEGLDAAQLEHIPPDVLRSLAQRIDIFSRVSPAHKLRIVQALQRAGRVVAMTGDGINDGPALRAADIGIAMGRDGSQLAQEVADIVIRDDNLQTIIVAIEQGRTIYDDIKKAVHFILASNASEIAVTLIATAIGIGEPFNPIQLLWINLVTDIFPELALGVELPEADVMARPPRDPHAPMFSRADLQNIGIEGMVLTASTLVVYGIGLSRYGIGPRASTMAFSTITTAQLLHALSCRSERHSIFARGACPPNPYMPLAVGSGLGLQAMATLLPGLRGILGTMPLGPLDWVIVAGAAIVPLIVNEIKKEIVHARFREETHEER; encoded by the coding sequence ATGATGCCAACAGACCTTGCGGTTCAGCCATCCTCACCTCCAGCCATCCTGGGCGTTGCCGATCTCCTGCCTGTGCTCGAAAGAGCATTTGCGCAGGGCGGCACGTTTCGCGATATGCTGGTTGCGTTGAGCGAGCACAGACCATGCCTGATCTCCGGTGCAGCGCTGCGTGAGGCGCTCGATGCCTGCCATGTCCGTCAGGCGCTCGACGAGTTCCTGCCCTATCCACAGGTGGTCGAGTCGCTCGATGAGGTGTATGTCACCCAAAGCGGCAACCAATCGGTCATCGAACTCCATTTTGCACAGCCGCATGCCATTCCCCAGAGCACTCCGATTGGCACGGTGACCGTTCAGATCGATCGGACGTTGACGCTGAGCATCGATGAGCGTGGCGATGTAACCCTCAAGCCGGGCGATATGCGGCTGCGCTGGCTGGGAATGACCGAACCTCTCCTGGTGCGCCTGCGCCGAATCGATGGTCCCCAGGGCGCGCAGGATGTCGTCCAGGTGTCTGCCGGCAATGTGCTGAGCCAGACAACCCCGCTCTCGGTCCTGACCGTTCCAACCGCGCCTGCCCCCGCGATTGCGATTGCGCCACCCCCGCCACCCGCACCTGCTGCACCGCCGGTCACCATCACCGTCGTTGTCGTTCATCGGCTGCCAGGACGGGTTCGCCTGCGTCCTGACGGCCTGTATCGCAATCCGGCACAGAAAGAGCGCATCGAACGGCGCCTGGCGCGCCAACCCGGTATTCGCGCTGTTGCGGCGAATATACGAACCGGTACGGTCCTTGTCCACTTCGACGCAACGATGAGCATCGAAGAGGTGCAGGCGCGGCTGGTTCAAGCGCTCACCGGCGCCGAAGAAGCCGATCCGCGCCAACCGCAGCATCCCTGGCACACGATGCCGGTTGCGGAAGTGGCGCAGATTCTCGGCGCTTCACTGAACAACGGATTGGACCCGATCGCCGCCCGGCAACGACTGCACGAACTGGGCGCGAATGCGCTACCTGATATTCACCGCCGTTCGACCTTCAGTATGCTGATCGAACAGTTCAGCAGCCTGCCGGTGGCGCTACTCGGCGTTTCGGCGATTCTGTCGATTGCAACCGGCGGCGTCGCTGATGGGGTTGTCATCCTTAGTGTTGTGCTGATCAATGCCGGAATTGGCTTCTTCACCGAACACTGGGCGGAACAGACCATCGCCGGGCTAAGCCACAGCGCCAGACCGGTTGCGCGCGTAGTTCGCGGCGGCATCGAGCACGACCTGCCAGGCGAAGAACTCGTGCCAGGTGATGTGGTGGTGCTGAAGCGCGGTATGCCGGTTCCTGCCGATGCACGCCTGATCGAGGCAGATGATCTGACGGTCGATGAATCGGCATTGACCGGTGAGAGCATCCCGGTCGCCAAGCGCGCTGATGTGACTCTTGGTCGTGAGACGCCGCTCGGCAGTCGGGCAAACATGGTCTATCGCGGCGCAACCGTGACCGGCGGCGGCGGACGCGCGCTGGTCGTTGCAACCGGCGCGACCACCGAAGTCGGGCAGATACAGCGGATGCTCACCGAGACGGAACAACCCGAAACGCCGTTGCAGCGCCAACTTCGGACGCTCGGCAGCCAGCTGGCGCTCCTCTCGCTCGCCATCTGCGGTGGGGTGTTCGTCATTGGATTGCTCCGCGGTCACGGCTTCCTGATGATGCTGAAAACGTCGGTGTCCCTGGCAGTCGCCGCCATTCCCGAAGGGTTGCCAACCGTCGCCACCACCACGCTGGCGCTTGGTCTGCGCCGACTGGAACGCCAGAATATTCTGGTGCGCCGCCTGGTCGCAGTGGAGACCCTTGGCGCAGCGCAGGATGTCTGTCTTGACAAGACCGGTACGATTACGCTGAATCAGATGACGCTGGTGACGGTCTTTGCCGGTCGACACCTCTACCGCCACGAAGAGGCGACATTCCGGCGCGACGAGGATGGCACGAATGGCGCGCGCACGGGTGAATTGGCGTACCTGCTGCAACTCACTGCGTTGTGCAGCGAAGTGCGCATCGAGATGACCAATGGTTCACTCCGTTTGCAGGGGACGCCGACCGAGATTGCGCTGGTGCAGGCGGCGTTCGATGCTGGCATTGATGTGGCAGCACTACGCCGGCGCCATCCGCTGCTCCGGGCGCAACCGCGTAGCGAACAGCGCGGCTATATGGTCACCTGGCATGCCGATGACGATCATGAGTTGCTGGCAATTAAGGGCGCGCCGGATCAGGTGTTGGCGATGTGTAACCGCCACCTGTGCGACGGTGTGGTGCAGCCGCTCCTCGAGCGCGACCGTGTGCGCATCGTCACCGAAAATGAGCGCATGGCAGGGCAGGCACTGCGTGTGCTTGGCGTCGCCTACGCTTATGGCAGTGATCCGCCGGAGGAACGCCGTGACCTGATCTGGGTCGGGCTGGCAGGCATCGCCGACCCGCCGCGCCCCGGCATGCGCGAGTTGATGGCGCGCTTCCGCGCCGCCGGACTCCATCCGATTATTGTGACCGGCGATCAGAGCGCAACGGCGCATGCGATTGCCCGCCAGATCGGGCTGCGTCACGACGGACGCCTGGAAGGGCTGGATGCCGCGCAACTCGAACACATCCCACCCGATGTGCTCCGTTCGCTGGCGCAACGGATCGACATTTTCTCACGGGTCAGTCCGGCGCACAAACTACGCATCGTGCAGGCGCTCCAGCGCGCCGGGCGCGTGGTTGCGATGACCGGCGACGGCATCAACGACGGTCCGGCGTTGCGCGCCGCCGATATCGGCATCGCTATGGGGCGTGATGGCAGCCAGCTGGCGCAGGAAGTCGCCGACATTGTGATCCGCGATGATAACCTGCAAACGATCATTGTCGCCATCGAGCAAGGGCGCACAATCTACGACGATATCAAGAAGGCGGTCCATTTCATTCTGGCAAGCAATGCCAGCGAGATTGCAGTCACGTTGATCGCAACTGCTATCGGGATAGGAGAACCGTTCAACCCGATCCAGTTGCTCTGGATCAACCTGGTGACCGATATTTTTCCCGAACTTGCACTGGGAGTCGAATTGCCGGAAGCGGATGTCATGGCGCGCCCGCCGCGTGATCCGCACGCGCCAATGTTTTCGCGCGCCGATTTACAGAACATCGGGATCGAGGGCATGGTGCTGACTGCCAGTACACTGGTTGTGTATGGCATAGGTCTGTCCCGTTATGGCATCGGACCACGCGCGAGTACGATGGCGTTCTCGACGATTACAACCGCGCAGTTGCTTCACGCACTCAGTTGTCGATCTGAGCGCCATAGCATTTTTGCGCGCGGCGCCTGCCCTCCCAACCCCTATATGCCACTGGCTGTCGGCAGTGGACTCGGTCTTCAGGCAATGGCTACTCTTCTGCCGGGATTGCGCGGCATTCTTGGCACAATGCCGCTCGGACCACTCGATTGGGTGATTGTGGCAGGAGCTGCCATTGTGCCCTTGATCGTAAATGAAATCAAAAAGGAGATTGTTCACGCCCGTTTTCGAGAAGAGACCCACGAAGAGAGGTGA
- a CDS encoding DUF5132 domain-containing protein: MALLETVGEVLFEKTVFGIPNIVVGVAAIVAAPVVVPALRPVTKAIVKGGIIAADRTKATLGSVVERTKGAFSEAGERWSDLIAEARAEVHGATVAPPRQTLAPEVTEAQAT; this comes from the coding sequence ATGGCGCTGCTCGAAACGGTTGGTGAAGTTCTCTTCGAAAAAACCGTCTTTGGCATTCCAAACATCGTCGTCGGCGTGGCTGCCATTGTTGCGGCGCCGGTCGTCGTGCCGGCGTTGCGTCCGGTGACGAAAGCAATCGTCAAGGGCGGCATTATTGCTGCCGATCGGACGAAAGCAACACTCGGCTCGGTAGTGGAGCGCACGAAGGGGGCGTTCAGCGAGGCTGGCGAGCGCTGGAGCGATCTGATAGCCGAAGCGCGCGCTGAGGTGCATGGCGCAACTGTCGCGCCCCCAAGGCAGACGCTTGCGCCGGAAGTGACCGAAGCGCAGGCGACATAG
- a CDS encoding Uma2 family endonuclease yields the protein MSAALTDQENSASATETGPFYGWRFIRRELPDGMIEWAQVPLTYEDVLHPEEGDQVTHSSLHQRRWHYLREVFERQVADDPTAVVLDDVRIEWDVPDLKPHGPDLMVIFGVKERKNWSTFRVAEEGVRPALIVEITSPETRGHDVMTKVDHYEMAGVPLYVIVDGIERRGQLGVRLIGYTLTPEGYRMLAPDDQGRLWLAPVRVWLGVRNGDIICYDEAGNPLGDHLALAQALQEEERARRAAEARAAEEERARRAAEARAAEEERARRAAEARAVEAESRIRQLEAALRRMQQGEEPSS from the coding sequence ATGAGCGCAGCACTAACTGATCAGGAAAACTCTGCCAGCGCGACGGAGACCGGTCCGTTCTACGGATGGCGGTTCATTCGCCGTGAACTGCCGGATGGCATGATCGAATGGGCGCAGGTCCCGTTGACCTACGAAGACGTTTTGCATCCTGAAGAGGGGGATCAGGTGACCCATAGCAGTCTGCACCAACGGCGCTGGCATTATCTGCGCGAAGTATTCGAGCGACAGGTCGCCGATGATCCCACCGCTGTCGTGCTCGACGATGTGCGGATTGAATGGGATGTTCCCGATCTCAAACCGCACGGTCCTGATCTGATGGTGATCTTCGGTGTGAAGGAGCGCAAGAACTGGAGCACTTTTCGGGTTGCTGAAGAAGGAGTGCGTCCTGCGTTGATTGTGGAAATCACCTCGCCGGAGACGCGCGGGCACGATGTGATGACGAAGGTCGATCACTATGAGATGGCAGGAGTGCCGCTCTATGTGATTGTTGATGGGATTGAACGGCGTGGTCAATTGGGGGTGCGGCTGATCGGGTATACGTTGACCCCGGAAGGGTACCGGATGCTCGCGCCGGATGATCAGGGGCGATTGTGGCTGGCGCCGGTGCGCGTCTGGTTAGGGGTGCGCAACGGTGACATCATTTGTTACGATGAAGCAGGCAACCCGTTGGGCGATCACCTCGCGCTGGCGCAGGCGTTGCAGGAAGAAGAGCGCGCCCGCCGGGCCGCCGAAGCGCGCGCCGCCGAAGAAGAGCGCGCCCGCCGGGCCGCCGAAGCGCGCGCCGCCGAAGAAGAGCGCGCCCGCCGGGCCGCCGAAGCGCGCGCTGTGGAAGCCGAGTCGCGCATTCGGCAACTGGAAGCGGCACTGCGACGGATGCAGCAAGGAGAGGAGCCATCTTCCTGA